The Agrobacterium larrymoorei sequence TCCAGCCGCTCTATTACATCAGCCGCGCCCTCCAGCCCTATGTCGATCTGGTGCCGCAGCAGCAGCCCGATTTGGCTCTCGCCATTCCGGAACTTCTGCAAAGCAATCCCTCCGTCATCGTCATGGCCGATATCGGCCGCTTGCCGCAGGAAACCTATGCGCCGCTGGAACGCTGGCTCTCGCGGGGCGGCACACTGATCCGCTTTGCCGGTCCGCGCCTTGCCGCCGCACCCGCTGAAGATCCTCTGGTGCCGGTGACATTGCGTCAGGGCGAACGTGCGCTCGGCGGAGCCTTGTCCTGGGCCGAGCCGCAGCCGCTCGCCGACTTCCCCAATTTTGGTCCCTTTGCCGGCATGCCGCGCGCCGAAGGCGTCCACATCAAGCGTCAGGTTTTGGCCGAACCGACGCCCGATCTTGCCGAACGCACCTGGGCAAGCCTTGCCGATGGCACGCCGCTGGTAACGACACGCACGGTGGATGCCGGTCGCATCGTGCTCTTCCATGTCAGTGCCGAAGCAAGCTGGTCGGATCTGCCGATCTCCGGCCACTTCGTCGAGATGCTGCGCCGGATCGTTCAGCAGTCGCAGGTCGGCGGCTCGTCGGCGTCCGCAAACGCGCCTGCTGCAGCCTTGCCGCCTTATCGCGTTTTGACCGCTACCGGCTCGCTATCGCCGGATGTTGGCTCCGCCCGACCGCTGGAGGCGCGTCCCGGCCAGGCGCCGCGCGCCAGCTTCGACAACCCACCCGGCCTCTACGGCACGGAAACCGGCTTCGTCGCCTTGAACCTGCTGCCACCTGGGGCGACGCTTCGCCCTCTCGATACCTCGCTTGCCGGGACCGCCATCGCCACTGAAGGTCTCGTCGGGGAAGCGGCGACATCGCTGCGCCCTGCCCTCTTCATCGCGGCCCTTCTCATGCTCTTTGCCGATAGCCTGATCATCCTCTTTATGAACGGCGCATTTTCCAGGATGCCGCGCGCCCGCTCCTCCGCAGCCGCAATCCTGATTGCAGCATTCGCCGCCTTCGCCCTGTTGGCGCCAAATCCGGTGCACGCCAACGACGCCAAGCCGGGCGATGAAGAAATCCTCAACCGCCTCGACACCACCCATCTTGCCTATGTGAGAACCGGCGAGGACGATGTGGACCGGGTTTCGCAGCAGGGTTTGCAGGGATTGACCGAGTTCATGACCTGGCGCACGACGCTCGAACCGGGCGCGCCGGTCGGGCTCGATATCTCCAAGGATGAACTGTCCTTCTATCCGATCATCTATTGGCCGATCTCCGCCACAGCACCCATGCCGTCGACGGCGGCCATTTCCCGCATCGATGCTTATATGCGCGCCGGAGGCACGGTGCTCTTCGATACGCGTGACCAGTTCTCGTCGCTGAACAGCGGCACCAGCGCCAACGGCCAGCGGCTTCAGGAAATCCTTGCCAATGTTGATATTCCACCGCTGGAGCCCGTGCCGCAGGATCACGTGCTCACGCGCTCCTTCTATCTCCTGAAGAATTTCCCCGGTCGCTACACCGGCAGTCCGCTTTGGGTCGAATCGCGTCAGGATGCGGCCAAAACCACCTCCGGCATTTCGTCCTCGGGCGATGGCGTTTCGCCGATCATCATCACCGGCAACGACTTTGCCGGTGCCTGGGCAGTGGATGACAACGGCGCGCCTGTCCTGCCGACCGTGCCAGCGGACGAGATGCAGCGCGAATATGCCTACCGCGCTGGCGTCAACATCATGATGTATATGCTGACCGGAAACTATAAGGCCGATCAGGTGCATGTGCCCGACATTCTCCAGAGATTGGGGCAGTAACGCATGACGCTCTCCTTCGCCCCCTTCCTTCCCTGGACCGTCATTGCCATTCTGGCCGCAGCCGCGCTCGTTCTGGCAATCGCAGGTCTGCTGCGCGGCGTGCGCGGCGCGTGGCTGCGTGGGCTGGCGCTTGCAGCACTTCTCCTTGCCATTGCCAATCCGCTGCTGACCAATGAGGAGCGCGAGCCGCTCTCCACCATCGTGCCGGTCATCGTCGACCGTTCGCAGAGCCAGGACGTGCAGCAGCGCACCGCGCAGACCGATCAGGCACTGGCCAGTCTCAAAGAGCGCCTTGCCCGCTTCCCCCGCATCGAGCCGCGGATTGTGGAAGTTCGCAATGACGAGAACAGCGACTCGCCTGCGACGAACCTCTTCTCTGCGCTTTCGGCCTCCGTCTCGGATGTCTCGCCTTCGCGCGTCGGTGGCGCGATCTTCCTCAGCGACGGTCAGATCCACGACATCCCCAACGCTACGCCGGATGTCGAACAGACGCTTGGCTTCAAGGCGCCGATCCATGGCCTGATTACCGGCCGCGCCGACGAATTCGATCGCCGCATCGAGGTCGTCCGCGCTCCGCGGTTCGGCATCGTCAATGAGGAGCAGCAACTCACATTGCGCGTCTTCGACGAGGGCCGCACCCAGAGCGGCACGGCGAATGTGACCATCAAGATGAACGGCCAGGAGATAGGCAATCTGCAAGCCGTGCCGGGACGCCCCATTCCCTTCACCTTCAAGGTGCCGCGCGGCGGCAACAATGTGATGGAGTTCTCCGTCGCTGAGCTGCCGGGCGAAGTCACAACCGCCAACAACCGCGCCGTCCATGTCATCGAGGGCATTCGCCAGAACCTGCGCGTGCTTCTTGTTTCCGGCGAGCCGCATGCGGGCGAGCGCGCATGGCGCAACCTGTTGAAGTCCGACACCTCCGTCGATCTCGTGCATTTCACCATTCTGCGTCCGCCGGAAAAGCAGGATGGCACGCCGATCAACGAATTGTCACTGATCGCTTTCCCGACACGCGAACTCTTCGTCGAGAAGATCAACGATTTCGACCTGATCATCTTCGACCGCTACCAGCATCGCGGCGTGCTGCCGATCCTCTATTACGATTACATCGCTCAATATGTTCAAAAGGGTGGCGCGCTGCTGATTGCCGCAGGCCCTGAACATGCCGGGCAGGATTCGATTGCAATGACGCCGCTGGAATCGGTTCTGCCGGCCCAGCCGACCGGTCAGGTCAATCAGGGCGCTTTCTTCCCGCGCCTTTCCGAAGCCGGGAAGAAACACCCGGTCACGCGCGGTCTGGAAGGCTCCGGCGACGAGCCGCCGCATTGGGGCCGCTGGTTCCGCACGGTCGGCGTGGAACAGCCCCAGGGCCAGACTGTCATGCTCGGCGCCGGTCAGGATCCGCTTTTGGTGCTGAACCGCCAGGGCGAAGGCCGCGTTGCCATGCTGCTTTCCGACCAGGGCTGGCTCTGGGCACGCGGCTTTGAAGGCGGCGGCCCGCATGTGGCGCTCTATCGCCGCATCGCCCACTGGCTGATGAAGGAGCCGGAGCTTGAGGAAGAAGCACTGACGGCGCGCGCCAATGGCCGCATGCTTGAGATCACCCGCCAGACCATCGGCGACAATCCCGGCGAGGCGACCGTCAAATTCCCCTCGGGCAAAACCGAGACGATGAGCTTCACCCAAACGGAGCCCGGTCTTTACAAGATCGAACGCCGTATGAACGAGACGGGTCTCTACGAAGTCTCCAATGGCGACTTCACCACTCTGGTCCATGTCGGCGCAGTCGATGCGCCGGAATTCAAGGCAATGATCTCCACCACCGATACGCTGAAGCCTTTGGCTGAAGCGACACGTGGCAGCGTTCACCGGGTGGTCGATGTCGCCAATCGTGTGGTCCTGCCGGATATTCTCCCCGTTCGTGGCGAAGTCCGCGTTGCAGACAATGACCGCATGCTGATCCGCATGACGGATGAAACCGTGCTGAAGGGCGTCAACACCCTGCCGCTCTTCGCAGGCTTCGCCGGTCTCGCCGCGCTGCTGCTGGCCTTCTCTGCTCTGTGGTGGCGTGAAGGCAGGTAACATGCAGTATCAGATCGAACTCAGCGACGGCGCAGACGACAGCGCCAAAGCCGCCATTCTCGCAGGCTTGAAAGACTATAATCTCCATCGCTTCGGCCCCGCCGATTGGAAAGACCTTGTCATAGCTTTAAAGGATGAAAACGGCCAAGTGATCGGCGGCCTTGCCGGTCACACCGCCCGCGGTTGGCTCTACACCGCCCTCCTCTTCATTCCCGAAGCTTTACGCGGACAAGGTCTCGGCCCGAAGCTTCTTCAAATGGCAGAGGACGAAGCCCGCAAGCGCGGCTGCACTGGCGCGCATATCGATACGATGAGCGCTGACGCGCTCACGCTCTACCAAAGGTGCGGCTACGAAATATTCGGACAGATCGCGGAATTCGGCCCGGATTATTCCATGACCTATTTAAAGAAATCGCTGGTCTGAAGCCTGAGCAGGTCAATCCACCCAGGCTTGTCGATGAGATCGGACGATTCAAGACAGGCTGACCTGCCGTGTTTCGGCATTGATCATCGTCGCGGCAATTGCCGCAAGCACCAGCAGGCCTGCGAAGATCCCGACGGCAAATCCGAATCCCTGTGCAATGGCATAGCCAAGCACAGATGGCGCCAGCAATCCGCCGAGCCGTGCCATGGCACCGGCTGCGCCCATTCCGGTGGCGCGCGATTCCGTCGGGTAAAGTTCCGGCGTATAAGCATAAAGCGCGCCCCAAGTGCCGAGCAGCGCAAAGCTCATCAGCAGCAGGGAGGCGGCGATGATCGTACCGGTCGTCGCGAGCGTGAAGAGCAGGCATCCAAGTGCCGAGAGTAGGCAGAAGCCAATCAGAGTCGGCTTGCGACCCCATTTTTCCACGCCATAGGCTGCCAGCGCATAGCCCGGGATCTGGGCGAGTGCGACCAGAACCAGGAAGCCATAGCCACGCACGAAACCGAAGCCTTCGCCCGCAAGCCGCGCCGGCATCCAGGTGAACACGCCGTAATAGGAAACCGAGACCAGAAACCAGATGGCAAGGATCATGATGCTGCGTTGGCGCAGTGCCGGCGAAAACAGACCTTGGCCTTTCGACGCTTCAGACTGCGCAATGCCGGTTCGCTCATCCAGCGCTGCCCGGCCATTGGTCTTCAGTATGGAATTGACAACGACCTTTGCCTCTTCCGAACGGCCCGTCTTCAACAGATAAAGCGGTGATTCCGGCACGAGGAAACGCAGGCCGATGCCGATCAGAGCCGGGAACGCGGTGACGGCAAAGATATAACGCCATGCATCTTCGACACCCGACAGGCTGGCAATCCAGGCGGCAATCGCCACGACCAGCGTTCCGACGGCCCAGAAGCCTTCCAGCAGAACAAGCCAGCGTCCACGGTTCTTTGCGGGCAGAAATTCCGCCATCATCGCATAATCGACCGGCAGCGTGCCGCCGACGGCAGCACCCGTCAGGAAACGAAGAACCAGAAGAATGGTGAAATCCGGTGCGAAGATCGACAGGATACCGAAGACGGCATCGCAGGCGACCGTGACGATCAAGACCCGGCGGCGACCATAACGGTCCGCCATGCGCCCGAAGCCGATGGCACCGAGCAACATGCCAAGGAAGAAGGCAGTTCCGGTCTGCAAGGCTTGCGGCACCGTCAAGCCGAACGTTGCGGCAATCGAGGCGGCGGTGAAGCCCACCGCCAGAACCTGCATCGCATCCGCCGCCCAGACCAGACCGAAAACACCCATGAGCCGACGCTGATAAGCACCGGCGCCTGCGCGATCCAGAGCATCATTCATCGTAATTGACGTCATCATCGCCCCCTTTGCGACCAGAGTCGTTCCTTGGGGTAAAGTGCTAAGTTCCCGAGACTGCGACTGTCAAGGCACCCGAGAGGGCATTCTATCAACCCACGGCACGAAGAGGCATATTAAACACAACCTCCTCTTGCTCCTCCTCCGCTCTCGCTTGGTCCTCGCGCCAGCAAATCATGCCTTTCAACCGAGCATGAACATCATCCACCAAGGGCACGACGAGCACCCGGTTCATGTCGACAGGACCTGGAAAATCGAGCGCGCCATAGGCGACCTTCTCGAAACCGAGCGGCATGTAATAGGGCGGATCGCCAATCAGGATGACCGCCTCGGAGCCCTTGCGCTTGGCAGCCGCAATGGCGATCCGCACCAGTTCACGCCCGATGCCCCTGTTCTTATGCGATGGCCGGACTGCGAGAGGCCCGAGCATATGGCCGTTCACCTCGCCCGCCCGAACCGGCGTCATCCGTACCGATGCGATGGTCTCGCCATCATCGGCGCAGATGAAGGAGAGCGAGCGGTCATGCGGCCCCTGCTCGCGGATACGCGCAGCAGCGCGCGTGTGCCGGCCAGGGCCGAAAGCTTCTGCATTGATGAGTTCGATAACGGCGTCGTGGGACGCGTCCTCGGTGAGATAGACCAGTTCGTGCTTGGACATGGAAAGACCGGAACGTTGAATACGGACATGACGATATGTGACGGTGCGCCTGACATTGCCTGACAGGGCAAGAAGAGCGTCAGCGTCGTCGGAGCGTCCGTGGTTCGGTCATAGGGGAGAATTTCCTCAAGAATATGAAAATCGCAGATATCAGGAAATTCTTTAGGGGTCCAGAACAAAAGTCCGCGCCGCGGCATTCACGAAGGAAGAACGCATTGTTCATCGATGCGAGGGTTCGCTTTACCGTTCCCCCACCATAGGATGGGCGATGTAAAATTAAGGAGATGAAGATGGGCAGGCTGGTCGACGGCGTTTGGCAGGATGTGTGGTACGATACCAAGGAAACCAAGGGTCACTTCAAACGCAGCGCTTCGCAGTTCCGTAACTGGATCACCGCCGACGGCGAGCCCGGCCCGTCCGGTAAGGGCGGCTTCAAGGCCGAAAAGGATCGCTATCACCTCTACGTCTCGCTCGCTTGCCCCTGGGCGCACCGCACCTTGATCTTCCGCAAGCTGAAGAAGCTTGATGACTACATTTCGGTCTCCGTCGTCGACCCGCTGATGCTGGAAAACGGATGGGAGTTCAAGCCTGAGGACGAACGCACACCAGGCGCGACGGAGGATCATCTCTTCGGATCGTCTGCCCTCTGGCAGGTCTACACCAAGGCCGATCCGCATTATTCCGGCCGCGTCACGGTACCTGTCCTGTGGGACAAGCAGCAGAACACCATCGTCTCCAATGAGTCGGCGGAAATCATCCGCATGTTCAACAGCGCCTTCGACGCGCTCACCGGATCGGAACGCGATTTCTATCCAGAGCCACTGCGCAGCGAAATCGACACGCTCAACGACCTGATCTACGACACCGTCAACAATGGCGTCTACAAGGCAGGCTTTGCCACCACGCAGGAAGCCTATCAGGACAGTGCCATCAAGGTGTTCGAGACGCTCGACATTCTCGAAGAGCGGCTTTCGAACCAGCGCTTTCTGCTAGGGCTCGAGCAGACCGAGGCCGACTGGCGGCTCTTCACCACGCTCGTGCGGTTCGATCCGGTCTATGTCGGCCACTTCAAATGCAACATCCGCCGTATTCACGATTACCCGAACCTTACCGGCTATTTGCGCGATCTGTTCCAGACGCCCGGTGTGCCGGAAACGGTCGATATGCGCCACATCAAGGAGCATTATTACCGCAGCCACAAGACGATCAACCCCACCGGCATCGTTCCGGTCGGCCCGGAATTGGAACTGGAAAAGGCCCATGATCGCGCTCGCCTGGCGGGAGGCTACCAGTAATCGTCAGGCAGAGCGTTTCCAGTCAGGTCCGCAAGACGACGGCGCGTGGCAGGTGTCGTCCCTTCGGGCAGCGCATCGAGCGGGAAAAACCCGCTCTCGGCAATCTCGCGATCCGGCACCTTCAATGCCAGCTGTCTGACGTCAAGGCGATAGAACAGCACATGGTCGCGATCGCTGGTGCGGTTGTTGAAATAGATATGGATGAGCTGCGGCACAGAGGTAGCGACGAGATTGCCCTCTTCGCGGATTTCCTTGTGCAGCGCCTGCAAGCCGGTTTCCTGTCGCTCCACACCGCCGCCCGGCATATGCCAGCCGGGGACATAGGTATGGCGCACGAGGAAGATGCGGCCCTGATCGTCGAAACAGGCCGCCCTCACACCAAGCGTCATGCCCCGCCGCA is a genomic window containing:
- a CDS encoding NUDIX domain-containing protein; translated protein: MTLGVRAACFDDQGRIFLVRHTYVPGWHMPGGGVERQETGLQALHKEIREEGNLVATSVPQLIHIYFNNRTSDRDHVLFYRLDVRQLALKVPDREIAESGFFPLDALPEGTTPATRRRLADLTGNALPDDYW
- a CDS encoding GNAT family N-acetyltransferase, translating into MSKHELVYLTEDASHDAVIELINAEAFGPGRHTRAAARIREQGPHDRSLSFICADDGETIASVRMTPVRAGEVNGHMLGPLAVRPSHKNRGIGRELVRIAIAAAKRKGSEAVILIGDPPYYMPLGFEKVAYGALDFPGPVDMNRVLVVPLVDDVHARLKGMICWREDQARAEEEQEEVVFNMPLRAVG
- a CDS encoding GNAT family N-acetyltransferase, whose product is MQYQIELSDGADDSAKAAILAGLKDYNLHRFGPADWKDLVIALKDENGQVIGGLAGHTARGWLYTALLFIPEALRGQGLGPKLLQMAEDEARKRGCTGAHIDTMSADALTLYQRCGYEIFGQIAEFGPDYSMTYLKKSLV
- a CDS encoding MFS transporter, whose translation is MTSITMNDALDRAGAGAYQRRLMGVFGLVWAADAMQVLAVGFTAASIAATFGLTVPQALQTGTAFFLGMLLGAIGFGRMADRYGRRRVLIVTVACDAVFGILSIFAPDFTILLVLRFLTGAAVGGTLPVDYAMMAEFLPAKNRGRWLVLLEGFWAVGTLVVAIAAWIASLSGVEDAWRYIFAVTAFPALIGIGLRFLVPESPLYLLKTGRSEEAKVVVNSILKTNGRAALDERTGIAQSEASKGQGLFSPALRQRSIMILAIWFLVSVSYYGVFTWMPARLAGEGFGFVRGYGFLVLVALAQIPGYALAAYGVEKWGRKPTLIGFCLLSALGCLLFTLATTGTIIAASLLLMSFALLGTWGALYAYTPELYPTESRATGMGAAGAMARLGGLLAPSVLGYAIAQGFGFAVGIFAGLLVLAAIAATMINAETRQVSLS
- a CDS encoding glutathione S-transferase family protein, yielding MGRLVDGVWQDVWYDTKETKGHFKRSASQFRNWITADGEPGPSGKGGFKAEKDRYHLYVSLACPWAHRTLIFRKLKKLDDYISVSVVDPLMLENGWEFKPEDERTPGATEDHLFGSSALWQVYTKADPHYSGRVTVPVLWDKQQNTIVSNESAEIIRMFNSAFDALTGSERDFYPEPLRSEIDTLNDLIYDTVNNGVYKAGFATTQEAYQDSAIKVFETLDILEERLSNQRFLLGLEQTEADWRLFTTLVRFDPVYVGHFKCNIRRIHDYPNLTGYLRDLFQTPGVPETVDMRHIKEHYYRSHKTINPTGIVPVGPELELEKAHDRARLAGGYQ
- a CDS encoding DUF4159 domain-containing protein, yielding MSALPFVFTSPYILFGLLALPAIWWLLRLTPPRPKAEVFPPLRILATVLKREETPSKSPWWLTLLRMLLAAAVILALADPVINPRNNTLAGSGPLVLIVDNGWASAPDWERRVRTAEALIGDAERAERPVSLTFTADREHDAEPGTTAAALEKLAAAKPQPLVPDRVRAAESVIEAMNGTAPGTLAYITDGVATPEDRAALSSLASLQASEFRVIEGDGHQVAAITGAENGADTMNVSLSRLNTNGPANYTINAQDAQGRILASDSASFAPGAAETTTKLNAPFELRNDFARLSIDRLSTAGAVHLLDDGFRRRRVALLAGETGNDFQPLLQPLYYISRALQPYVDLVPQQQPDLALAIPELLQSNPSVIVMADIGRLPQETYAPLERWLSRGGTLIRFAGPRLAAAPAEDPLVPVTLRQGERALGGALSWAEPQPLADFPNFGPFAGMPRAEGVHIKRQVLAEPTPDLAERTWASLADGTPLVTTRTVDAGRIVLFHVSAEASWSDLPISGHFVEMLRRIVQQSQVGGSSASANAPAAALPPYRVLTATGSLSPDVGSARPLEARPGQAPRASFDNPPGLYGTETGFVALNLLPPGATLRPLDTSLAGTAIATEGLVGEAATSLRPALFIAALLMLFADSLIILFMNGAFSRMPRARSSAAAILIAAFAAFALLAPNPVHANDAKPGDEEILNRLDTTHLAYVRTGEDDVDRVSQQGLQGLTEFMTWRTTLEPGAPVGLDISKDELSFYPIIYWPISATAPMPSTAAISRIDAYMRAGGTVLFDTRDQFSSLNSGTSANGQRLQEILANVDIPPLEPVPQDHVLTRSFYLLKNFPGRYTGSPLWVESRQDAAKTTSGISSSGDGVSPIIITGNDFAGAWAVDDNGAPVLPTVPADEMQREYAYRAGVNIMMYMLTGNYKADQVHVPDILQRLGQ